The Panulirus ornatus isolate Po-2019 chromosome 55, ASM3632096v1, whole genome shotgun sequence genome has a segment encoding these proteins:
- the LOC139765507 gene encoding uncharacterized protein, translated as MKFLKIIKDRKKDKSTINDDNIPGEVIEHHASQAKNQHVATLEEVSLLMPKRDVKPVPTTNELLTKPKLERTQPRKVEEKLDINDSISNENNLSQEKSIIREENHHPKKKKKTDIGKLIEHHAFQPKKVEEKSDINDFISDENSLSHEKSKNQGENHPQPKKKKKKRDEENSANNEIQNQELESFAENTDMAGTQLTSKEKGKKSKNKASTNAENTDGKGSKSNEKHKTKLKKFILFLGNLPYNITETEVEQHFKVIKGSIMRVTLLMNRETGEGRGCGFLEVTTSQAYHAALKMNSSLLQDRKINVEFTAPGKKDSKKRSEYIKMKNRKLLGRNKGKKKGKMRKNAT; from the exons atGAAGTTCCTTAAAATTATTAAAGACCGTAAGAAAGATAAATCCACAATTAACGACGATAACATTCCAGGAGAGGTAATCGAGCATCATGCGTCTCAAGCTAAGAATCAACATGTAGCCACACTAGAAGAAGTTTCGCTATTGATGCCAAAACGAGATGTGAAACCTGTACCTACTACAAATGAACTTCTAACAAAACCTAAATTGGAGAGAACACAACCACGCAAGGTGGAGGAAAAATTGGATATCAATGATTCCATATCCAATGAAAACAATTTATCACAAGAGAAAAGTATAATTCGAGAAGAAAATCaccatccaaaaaaaaagaaaaaaactgacaTAGGAAAGTTAATCGAGCATCATGCGTTTCAACCAAAGAAGGTGGAGGAAAAATcggatatcaatgatttcatatCTGATGAAAACAGTTTATCACATGAGAAAAGTAAAAATCAGGGAGAAAATCACCCtcagccaaaaaagaaaaagaaaaaaagagatgaagaaaattcAGCAAACAATGAAATTCAGAATCAAGAATTGGAGTCATTTGCTGAAAATACAGACATGGCAGGAACACAACTGACttcaaaagaaaaagggaagaaatcCAAAAACAAAGCATCTACAAATGCAGAAAATACAGATGGCAAAGGATCCAAGTCAAATgagaaacacaaaacaaaactgaAAAAATTTATACTGTTTCTTGGGAACCTTCCATACAA TATTACAGAAACAGAAGTTGAGCAGCACTTTAAGGTGATAAAAGGCAGCATCATGAGGGTAACCCTACTGATGAATCGTGaaacaggagagggaagaggttgtgGCTTCCTTGAGGTAACAACTTCACAGGCATATCAC GCTGCTCTGAAAATGAACTCATCCCTGCTCCAAGACCGAAAGATTAATGTAGAGTTCACAGCTCCAGGAAAGAAAGATAGTAAGAAACGTAGTGagtatataaaaatgaaaaataggaaacttttgggaagaaataaagggaagaagaaaggcaagatgagaaaaaatgctACTTAA